A genomic region of Aureimonas populi contains the following coding sequences:
- a CDS encoding DUF58 domain-containing protein, which produces MASIGSITDVTPGPEALGRARRHAGLLPDLLVESQRIVASVTAGWHGRRRRGQGENFWQFRPFVDGEPVSRIDWRRSARDDHVYLRDREWEAAQTVWLWADPSPSMLYKSAGAGVSKESRALVLALALAELLARSGERIGYPGVLDPVSARNAAERIAAALVTARPAGGFPATERLKRHCEFVAIGDFLDPVEETTARIDRLARSGVRGHLVQVFDPAEEDFPFTGRTEFRDPESGARLTAGRAETLAQDYRRLFHARREHLAEHCRRLGWSFTPHRTDRLASEALVALHGRLSGAPAAAGGRG; this is translated from the coding sequence ATGGCCTCGATCGGCTCGATCACGGATGTCACGCCCGGCCCCGAGGCGCTCGGCCGCGCGCGCCGGCACGCGGGCCTGTTGCCCGACCTGCTGGTGGAATCGCAGCGCATCGTGGCGAGCGTGACGGCGGGCTGGCACGGGCGGCGGCGGCGGGGCCAGGGCGAGAATTTCTGGCAGTTCCGCCCCTTCGTGGACGGCGAGCCGGTGTCGCGCATCGACTGGCGGCGCTCGGCCCGCGACGACCATGTCTACCTGCGCGACCGCGAATGGGAGGCGGCGCAGACCGTGTGGCTGTGGGCCGACCCCTCCCCGTCCATGCTCTACAAATCCGCCGGCGCCGGCGTTTCCAAGGAATCGCGCGCGCTCGTGCTGGCGCTGGCGCTGGCCGAGCTTCTCGCGCGCTCGGGCGAGCGGATCGGCTATCCCGGCGTTCTGGACCCCGTCTCGGCCCGCAACGCGGCCGAGCGGATCGCCGCCGCGCTTGTCACGGCCCGCCCGGCCGGCGGCTTTCCCGCCACCGAGCGCCTGAAGCGGCATTGCGAGTTCGTCGCCATTGGCGACTTCCTCGATCCCGTCGAGGAGACGACCGCCCGCATCGACCGCCTTGCCCGCTCGGGCGTGCGCGGCCACCTCGTGCAGGTGTTCGACCCGGCCGAGGAAGACTTCCCCTTCACCGGGCGCACCGAGTTTCGCGACCCCGAAAGCGGCGCGCGGCTGACGGCGGGGCGCGCCGAAACGCTGGCGCAGGACTATCGCCGGCTCTTCCACGCCCGGCGCGAGCACCTGGCCGAGCATTGCCGCCGGCTCGGCTGGAGCTTCACGCCCCACCGCACCGACAGGCTGGCCTCCGAGGCGCTGGTGGCCCTGCACGGCCGCCTCTCCGGCGCGCCGGCGGCGGCAGGGGGCCGGGGCTGA